The sequence ttttttacattgtgatTAATTTATATATAACATGTTTACAGACCACAAGAACAGCAGCTGGTGTCATTGATGAAGTTTCCAGCCCTGCTCACCAGGTTGAGGCACACATGGACCTAACGTCATGCCCAGAGAACCCTGTCGAGCAGGTAGGttcacatttttgaaaaataTAGATGTCTTTTTGGAATACGGTATGAATGTCCCCACAACACacgtaatgtgtgtgtgtgttgttagaAGCTGTGTGTAAAGAATATCAAAGCCCTGCCAAAGgacatgttggttccacattctACATTCATTCCACATTCTACCGTATGTGGAAGTCTGCTTGTTGTGTGAatgttagaataaaaaaataattacctTTAAAGGGACTTTATTTTTCGATGAAAATGTCCATTTCATGGACTAGTTAATGCGTCCCCACAACACACCTAATGTGTTTGATTAGAATCTGTGTGAATTATCTGACAAACCAGGGACATTGAAGTCCCCACAAGGAATGGTAAAATGTTGTGTTAAATGTCTCCATTATTCCTATTTTTTTTAGCATAGATCCATTCCTTAGATATCTGAAATTTATATGAACATTGTATGTTTAAAGAGTTTGCAAGAATAATGCTAACAGTACACTCCTAGTAATTTCCTGGTCATTTAAATCTACTTTATTAAAAACTATGTGGTGTCAGATTGGGATTTTCTTAGTTATTTTCCAATTAAATAGTGTAATGACTTTGATCTTACTATTTGCAGATTAAAACAGATTGTCAAAATGAAGAAGAGACTTTGAAGAAGAGATGCATAAAAAGTATAATggtaagttgttgttttgttttgttttttatcagtttCTATATCATTGTGGGTTTTTAAATTATCTGATtggactgtcacagtttagtacaCCCATTTTGCACTCGTGTCATTTATCTTTTACTTTTTGTATTTTCAGATGAAAGAAGAATGTCTCAAATTATCCGATGAGCTTTCTGATACCTCATGCTCTGATGTGTCAATGAGTGCTGATGAGTATGTCCCAGATACTGCCTCTGAAAGTGAAGACAGTGATGATGGGCGCTCACCAAGGCCAAAACAGACCCTTCCACTTTTGAATAACCCTGGTTCAATGAGTCCTCCAGTCTGTGACAGCATAACATCTGAAGTCACTGGAGCAGAGCCACCCTGCTCAAGTCAGGAGGTGATGGACGCTGTAGTTGTTGGCACGGTCGAAAAGAAAAATGGCTGCAGAGTTTACAACAAGAGACAATACTGTTTGTATTGCAGCAAACCTTATGCAAAGATGGCAAGGCATCTAGCGAGTCAACACAAAGATAAATCAGAAGTGGCCAAAGCACTGAGTTTTCCAACGAGTTCTTTGGAGAGGAAGAAGGAGCTTAACTACATTCGCAAAAAAGGCAACTATGCTCACAACGCTGCTGTTATGGAGTCAGGAAAGGGGGTACTCGTGCCATGCAAACGACCAACCAAAGAAGCCAAAGGAAATGATTTCGTGCACTGTGTATACTGCCAAGGACTTTTCACAAGACCTTTCTTGTGGAAACACATCCGATGCTGTGACCTCAGACCTGCATCAGCCACCCTGAAACCAGGAAAGAACCGTGTTCAGTCCATGTGCGTAAACAGGGGACCTATGCCTTCACACATGTCTAAACAACTGTGGGAAGTAATGAGTGTCATGATTCCTGATCCAATCACACAGATCATTAAAAATGATCGTGTCATCACTGATCTTGGGCAGCACCTGTTGAATACCGGTGGGATGTCAGACAGCAATCAACAGTATGTCCGAGTGAAGATGCGGGAATTGGGAAGGCTGATCCACCACGCAAGGAACGtaactgctttaaaaaaaatggtggaCTTCGTACATCCTAAAAATTACTTGGAAATGGTCAAAGCGGTCAAGAATACTTGTGGCTTTGACAGTGAAACTAACAAGTTCTTGATTCCATCACTGGCATATAAAATGGGGCATACCTTAGTTAAAATCAGCAGACTCCTAAAAGCTCAGGGTTTGATGTCAAACAATGATGAACTTGTAAGGAATGCCACTCAGTTTCAAAAGATCCACAGTGAGAAGTGGAATAAGCTGATAACTGCAACAGCCCTCAAGAACATTGCTGAAGCAAAGTGGAATGTGCCAGCTCTCATGCCCTTTACAGAGGATGTTCAGAAAATGCATCAGTTTCTCAGTCAAATGCAGGATGAGTGTACCAGCGCACTGTCTGAATGTCCCTCTACAAAGGCCTGGGCAGACTTGACCAAAGTATGTTTAACACAGACCATCCTCTTTAATCGACGCAGAGAAGGAGAAGTGGAAAGCATGCCTTTATCTGCATTTCTGTCCAGGGACTCAACTGAGCCACACGAGGATGTGGACTGGGCACTctctgaagtggaaaaaaaactgtgCAGACATTTTTCGAGGATAATCATCAGGGGAAAGCCAGGCGGACCAGTTCCTATTCTCTTGACTCATAAGATGCTGTCTGCATTAGAACTTCTTGCGAAACACAGAGAGACTTGCGGGGTTCTCAAGGACAACCTTTACATGTTTGCACAACCTGCAGCAGTGTCACATTTTTGTGGTTCAGACTGCATGCGAGACTTTGCTAAAGTGTGTGGTGCAAAATGTCCCAAGTCACTGGCGTCCACCAAATGGCGGAAACATGCTGCCATCCTTTCAACTGTGCTAAACATGACAGACACAGAGATGGACCAGCTGGCAAACTTTCTCGGTCATGATATTAGTATCCCCCCTGAGTTCTGTCGACTCCCTATGAAGACGCTGCACCTTGCAAAGATCAGCAAAGTTCTAATGGCACTTGAGCAAGGAAGATTAGCTGAATTCCACGGCAAGAACTTGGATGAAATCACGATTGGACCAAAAGGCATGTTTTCTTTTACAATGTCTATCAAACCTGTTAAACCctcttttttgtttgaaaattATTTGTAAACTAAAGATGGTTTTTGTCCCACAGAATGTGTTCTGGAAACTGATGAGGAAGATGTGAACAGAGAGGAAGAAAACCATTCACTCCCTGATAATGGTATTTACTGTAAACCatgcagtgttaaaaaaaagtttattgaatttttttagacATTCACTGACATTGGTAATTGGAAGTGTTTCCTGTTAAGTTGTTGCTttggtcttaaaggtaaaaatATATTCATTTTATATAATCAGTCATTTTGTAGTATCTCCCTGCAGTATTTACATTTGAGTTTGAGTTTACTGATTCATGCTTACAGTtataaaaactgaatttcagcAGAATTTACAAAAGATAAAACACAGaggtaaaacacataaaaacacattggACAGTCCTTATTGCTGGATCCTGTCTTAATATCCTGTTAGTATTCATTTCATTTGATAAGTCATTTTCTGTATATATGCTCTGGTTCCCAATAAGACACACATCACTCAGACAGCACCAGTACAGTTAGGTAACATTAACAGTAATACAGTACAATTAGCAATCTCATTTTGTAAAGCACAAATTCATAACAGATGTTTTTTCAAGAAGCTTCACAGAAGAACAGATTTAAACCCACTTGCAGTAGATGAATAATTTgatttataattattatattattgataTATTATCAATATCCTACATTAATCCACCGCAAATGCAGCACTAAGCCACAAAGGCAAGAGAAAACAGTATTGTGCACAGTATATACTGCACAGTGTATGTGTGCTTTGTATCCTAACATGTTTTTTGTCCGTAGAACCATCAGCTGAGGAGACCCTTCCACCACCACCCAAGAGACCCAAACAGCGACCACAAAAGGTAGTCCATGCTGTGAGGCCTTCTACTGAAGGTGAACTGCAAACacgagttcttttttttttatacaatctGAGGTGTTAGCATAAAGCCATCTTTGGTTTGTCACTTGGCTAATAATTAAAAGAGGTGTTGACTGAGtaattatgatcatattttttcCACTGATTTAACAGTCATGTACCTACCTCTTCTTTATCAATGTCCTTCCTGAAATGTTAGCCTTTACTCACTGCAGCTGTAATTTCACTTGTTATGTAGGTGGTAGCATATACACTCAGTGCCATCAGGCTGATGCCCTTCTTATTTTTAAGGGTGCACTCACATCATGTCAAGTTTTCCCGTGCTGTGCTTATGtgtgattggaaaaaaaaaaagtcaaagtcatAGCTCACATGCTGgattatgtttttattgacagATTGTTCTGTTAATTTGCAGGTAAAGTTCGTCGTAATAGGAAACCGTGGCAGCAGATGGAGGTGAAAGCTGTCAAAAAACACATGGCTTCATTCATTGAGTCTCGAACTGTGCCGGGAAAGAGGGACTGCGTGAAATGTTTAAAGGCTGAACCCAAGGCTCTCGAGAACCGGGACTGGAAGGCTTTAAAATTTTATGTTGCTAACCGGATTAAAGCCTGCAAAAGAAAAACCCAGTGCAAATAGCAAGGAGATTATCAGCGGACGAAGATTATGCAGTCAAGAAATGGTTTACTTTTGGGTCCTTTGTTTTACTAGCGACTGTTAAATGTTTAAGTATTTAACGTCAACCTTCAAAAAGACTTGACCTGGCAGACCTGAAAAAGTTGTTTAGAACTGAAGAACAGACTTTGAATGGGCTGGTAcagtatcaagattttttttttcctttgtgtacAGATTTTTCACCATACACTGGAAGCTAAAGTATTAAATGTATATAGATGACTCTGCTGTTGACAATTACATGGGCAAGTCCGTTTCCCCAGTGCTTGCATTGTTTACCTTCAGTTTGATTCTGAAGTTTGATGTGAATAAATGATAGATGTGCAGCTCTGTGCTCTGAACATCTTGAAGCTATTTCACTGAATTTATTAAAGTATTCACATACACATTCGAGATTAGTTCAGTTCCTGATTTCAGAATATCTACATGTTTACTGAAGAaagattatttattaattttgtaaTTGTGACATCAATATTAGAACTTTTTCACTGAGGTAaaaattctgtattttcttccAGGATGAGGATTTTtatctgtgtgtatatatatatatatatatatatatatatatatatatatatatatatgttgatgAAGGGGGTTGAAGAATTCAGTTTGCGGTGAACGTCACAGAAGTGGCAGCTTCTCATAATTGCACTACAATAACCTGTGGATAATATCAAATAAAGATTATCTCTGTTGTTTTAGCATGGGACATAGAAATGTGTGTAAATTATGCAAATCATATTTAAATTTTGTCTCCATGCACCATGTTAGCTGGATATTCCCAGAGTCCCCGGGTAACATGGTCCTAACATGACTTCATCATTTCAGAGTTTTAAAGGTGTGTATGAGCTAACTTTGCAGCAGACAGCATACCTAATTTTTCTGTTCCTCCAGAATCTTTAGAAAGGTTAGTCCCcactagggcattaactgaaaagtcagtTTGTCGACCTGTCGACGTCTGCGGCACAAAtcaacgttactttggaggagtcgactagtcatgtgttattctctctctcccttccatcacctgacAGCGCGTGAGCCGTCAatcagcgcatgtcgatactctcatctttctacgtGAAAACATGGAGTGCAGTGAGTGGTAGTGATGCGCGGGTCAGCGGACCTGGgtcgggttggtgcgggtccaaaacatgtcactttatttgtggggcgggtcaaaaaattccacaaagtggatttttaaaaaaaacaaacatgctgtgcgtcttttTGGCCGCTGTCTtaactttttcccactttatgttcacttaaatttaaaagaaaattccaggtgttaacctctgtttagtttggttaaatgtctgagaaggactgctgatgggttgttgtttttttctgctctttactgtacattgttcatGTTTCAGTGAACGTTCGTAAGTTGCTGATTGTTgatcagctgtgtgtctgtgttgttcctccgctgtcaatgtgatgacgtcatcatacgacaagtcgactcgacttTACTGACAAAAAAGTCGAcctgaaaaaatctggagtcactaatgccctagtcCCCACAAGTGATGATCAGAAATTTGGTCCCCATTTCAAATGttaaccagtgtgtgtgtgtgcg comes from Sphaeramia orbicularis chromosome 18, fSphaOr1.1, whole genome shotgun sequence and encodes:
- the LOC115438607 gene encoding uncharacterized protein LOC115438607 isoform X1; this translates as MFWLESEGGPGPVATESRSKADVLRGVVTDRLSTAVREILAVVETTVAEYEEEAAGFRQEIDRQRQALRILLESQVKIEPANVCPGEQQLCPVRGVKEEEEAGGAENPEQDGHLWNDQQLCPVSERVPVERLVNAEEARGKENPEQDQHVWGEQLVNQLHPESQDVLVKTPGKIAEEGGGRGGESPEDDEHMSYGEFENLGLVSYIEDDDDDEGEELPPLRCSPKQKNKRPRPLPRSGTRTSLRLRMNDPKEFIQLRLCVLPDPHITGVSHSKLLAYPTMEVSCPVGLQQEEFLNLLRVTFPQINNNPFDLFWTDNGRKLLPLHVETLTAEEIQRNLNNTNQPVYIRLQGEVESNVPAVSSRPVTTHTTKIRFVARSRARKGTDNGQDFIDLEILIPDDSDVGGQSSPVKSSKQVKVVRCPLGLKEEDFLSQLKSLFPQLAGNEIIELFQTNHGSDLVPLNTTTLTPEEIWKSISADGPGSTLCVQKKATRTAAGVVAEEVSSPAHRSETHMDQMSCSETLVKQVVLKDSNPVELMHHMHQSAHDSQLNLSVVPPVSSCTEGEQRHNPRTLGIKPGLVTRVTVMSAKPKQKSTTQGVRSILYKGFSGDLPALSVLRTTRTAAGVIDEVSSPAHQVEAHMDLTSCPENPVEQIKTDCQNEEETLKKRCIKSIMMKEECLKLSDELSDTSCSDVSMSADEYVPDTASESEDSDDGRSPRPKQTLPLLNNPGSMSPPVCDSITSEVTGAEPPCSSQEVMDAVVVGTVEKKNGCRVYNKRQYCLYCSKPYAKMARHLASQHKDKSEVAKALSFPTSSLERKKELNYIRKKGNYAHNAAVMESGKGVLVPCKRPTKEAKGNDFVHCVYCQGLFTRPFLWKHIRCCDLRPASATLKPGKNRVQSMCVNRGPMPSHMSKQLWEVMSVMIPDPITQIIKNDRVITDLGQHLLNTGGMSDSNQQYVRVKMRELGRLIHHARNVTALKKMVDFVHPKNYLEMVKAVKNTCGFDSETNKFLIPSLAYKMGHTLVKISRLLKAQGLMSNNDELVRNATQFQKIHSEKWNKLITATALKNIAEAKWNVPALMPFTEDVQKMHQFLSQMQDECTSALSECPSTKAWADLTKVCLTQTILFNRRREGEVESMPLSAFLSRDSTEPHEDVDWALSEVEKKLCRHFSRIIIRGKPGGPVPILLTHKMLSALELLAKHRETCGVLKDNLYMFAQPAAVSHFCGSDCMRDFAKVCGAKCPKSLASTKWRKHAAILSTVLNMTDTEMDQLANFLGHDISIPPEFCRLPMKTLHLAKISKVLMALEQGRLAEFHGKNLDEITIGPKECVLETDEEDVNREEENHSLPDNEPSAEETLPPPPKRPKQRPQKVVHAVRPSTEGKVRRNRKPWQQMEVKAVKKHMASFIESRTVPGKRDCVKCLKAEPKALENRDWKALKFYVANRIKACKRKTQCK
- the LOC115438607 gene encoding uncharacterized protein LOC115438607 isoform X6 — translated: MFWLESEGGPGPVATESRSKADVLRGVVTDRLSTAVREILAVVETTVAEYEEEAAGFRQEIDRQRQALRILLESQVKIEPANVCPGEQQLCPVRGVKEEEEAGGAENPEQDGHLWNDQQLCPVSERVPVERLVNAEEARGKENPEQDQHVWGEQLVNQLHPESQDVLVKTPGKIAEEGGGRGGESPEDDEHMSYGEFENLGLVSYIEDDDDDEGEELPPLRCSPKQKNKRPRPLPRSGTRTSLRLRMNDPKEFIQLRLCVLPDPHITGVSHSKLLAYPTMEVSCPVGLQQEEFLNLLRVTFPQINNNPFDLFWTDNGRKLLPLHVETLTAEEIQRNLNNTNQPVYIRLQGEVESNVPAVSSRPVTTHTTKIRFVARSRARKGTDNGQDFIDLEILIPDDSDVGGQSSPVKSSKQVKVVRCPLGLKEEDFLSQLKSLFPQLAGNEIIELFQTNHGSDLVPLNTTTLTPEEIWKSISADGPGSTLCVQKKTTRTAAGVIDEVSSPAHQVEAHMDLTSCPENPVEQIKTDCQNEEETLKKRCIKSIMMKEECLKLSDELSDTSCSDVSMSADEYVPDTASESEDSDDGRSPRPKQTLPLLNNPGSMSPPVCDSITSEVTGAEPPCSSQEVMDAVVVGTVEKKNGCRVYNKRQYCLYCSKPYAKMARHLASQHKDKSEVAKALSFPTSSLERKKELNYIRKKGNYAHNAAVMESGKGVLVPCKRPTKEAKGNDFVHCVYCQGLFTRPFLWKHIRCCDLRPASATLKPGKNRVQSMCVNRGPMPSHMSKQLWEVMSVMIPDPITQIIKNDRVITDLGQHLLNTGGMSDSNQQYVRVKMRELGRLIHHARNVTALKKMVDFVHPKNYLEMVKAVKNTCGFDSETNKFLIPSLAYKMGHTLVKISRLLKAQGLMSNNDELVRNATQFQKIHSEKWNKLITATALKNIAEAKWNVPALMPFTEDVQKMHQFLSQMQDECTSALSECPSTKAWADLTKVCLTQTILFNRRREGEVESMPLSAFLSRDSTEPHEDVDWALSEVEKKLCRHFSRIIIRGKPGGPVPILLTHKMLSALELLAKHRETCGVLKDNLYMFAQPAAVSHFCGSDCMRDFAKVCGAKCPKSLASTKWRKHAAILSTVLNMTDTEMDQLANFLGHDISIPPEFCRLPMKTLHLAKISKVLMALEQGRLAEFHGKNLDEITIGPKECVLETDEEDVNREEENHSLPDNEPSAEETLPPPPKRPKQRPQKVVHAVRPSTEGKVRRNRKPWQQMEVKAVKKHMASFIESRTVPGKRDCVKCLKAEPKALENRDWKALKFYVANRIKACKRKTQCK
- the LOC115438607 gene encoding uncharacterized protein LOC115438607 isoform X5; this translates as MFWLESEGGPGPVATESRSKADVLRGVVTDRLSTAVREILAVVETTVAEYEEEAAGFRQEIDRQRQALRILLESQVKIEPANVCPGEQQLCPVRGVKEEEEAGGAENPEQDGHLWNDQQLCPVSERVPVERLVNAEEARGKENPEQDQHVWGEQLVNQLHPESQDVLVKTPGKIAEEGGGRGGESPEDDEHMSYGEFENLGLVSYIEDDDDDEGEELPPLRCSPKQKNKRPRPLPRSGTRTSLRLRMNDPKEFIQLRLCVLPDPHITGVSHSKLLAYPTMEVSCPVGLQQEEFLNLLRVTFPQINNNPFDLFWTDNGRKLLPLHVETLTAEEIQRNLNNTNQPVYIRLQGEVESNVPAVSSRPVTTHTTKIRFVARSRARKGTDNGQDFIDLEILIPDDSDVGGQSSPVKSSKQVKVVRCPLGLKEEDFLSQLKSLFPQLAGNEIIELFQTNHGSDLVPLNTTTLTPEEIWKSISADGPGSTLCVQKKATRTAAGVVAEEVSSPAHRSETHMDQMSCSETLVKQTTRTAAGVIDEVSSPAHQVEAHMDLTSCPENPVEQIKTDCQNEEETLKKRCIKSIMMKEECLKLSDELSDTSCSDVSMSADEYVPDTASESEDSDDGRSPRPKQTLPLLNNPGSMSPPVCDSITSEVTGAEPPCSSQEVMDAVVVGTVEKKNGCRVYNKRQYCLYCSKPYAKMARHLASQHKDKSEVAKALSFPTSSLERKKELNYIRKKGNYAHNAAVMESGKGVLVPCKRPTKEAKGNDFVHCVYCQGLFTRPFLWKHIRCCDLRPASATLKPGKNRVQSMCVNRGPMPSHMSKQLWEVMSVMIPDPITQIIKNDRVITDLGQHLLNTGGMSDSNQQYVRVKMRELGRLIHHARNVTALKKMVDFVHPKNYLEMVKAVKNTCGFDSETNKFLIPSLAYKMGHTLVKISRLLKAQGLMSNNDELVRNATQFQKIHSEKWNKLITATALKNIAEAKWNVPALMPFTEDVQKMHQFLSQMQDECTSALSECPSTKAWADLTKVCLTQTILFNRRREGEVESMPLSAFLSRDSTEPHEDVDWALSEVEKKLCRHFSRIIIRGKPGGPVPILLTHKMLSALELLAKHRETCGVLKDNLYMFAQPAAVSHFCGSDCMRDFAKVCGAKCPKSLASTKWRKHAAILSTVLNMTDTEMDQLANFLGHDISIPPEFCRLPMKTLHLAKISKVLMALEQGRLAEFHGKNLDEITIGPKECVLETDEEDVNREEENHSLPDNEPSAEETLPPPPKRPKQRPQKVVHAVRPSTEGKVRRNRKPWQQMEVKAVKKHMASFIESRTVPGKRDCVKCLKAEPKALENRDWKALKFYVANRIKACKRKTQCK
- the LOC115438607 gene encoding uncharacterized protein LOC115438607 isoform X3 → MFWLESEGGPGPVATESRSKADVLRGVVTDRLSTAVREILAVVETTVAEYEEEAAGFRQEIDRQRQALRILLESQVKIEPANVCPGEQQLCPVRGVKEEEEAGGAENPEQDGHLWNDQQLCPVSERVPVERLVNAEEARGKENPEQDQHVWGEQLVNQLHPESQDVLVKTPGKIAEEGGGRGGESPEDDEHMSYGEFENLGLVSYIEDDDDDEGEELPPLRCSPKQKNKRPRPLPRSGTRTSLRLRMNDPKEFIQLRLCVLPDPHITGVSHSKLLAYPTMEVSCPVGLQQEEFLNLLRVTFPQINNNPFDLFWTDNGRKLLPLHVETLTAEEIQRNLNNTNQPVYIRLQGEVESNVPAVSSRPVTTHTTKIRFVARSRARKGTDNGQDFIDLEILIPDDSDVGGQSSPVKSSKQVKVVRCPLGLKEEDFLSQLKSLFPQLAGNEIIELFQTNHGSDLVPLNTTTLTPEEIWKSISADGPGSTLCVQKKATRTAAGVVAEEVSSPAHRSETHMDQMSCSETLVKQVVLKDSNPVELMHHMHQSAHDSQLNLSVVPPVSSCTEGEQRHNPRTLGIKPGLVTRVTVMSAKPKQKSTTQGVRSILYKGFSGDLPALSVLRTTRTAAGVIDEVSSPAHQVEAHMDLTSCPENPVEQIKTDCQNEEETLKKRCIKSIMMKEECLKLSDELSDTSCSDVSMSADEYVPDTASESEDSDDGRSPRPKQTLPLLNNPGSMSPPVCDSITSEVTGAEPPCSSQEVMDAVVVGTVEKKNGCRVYNKRQYCLYCSKPYAKMARHLASQHKDKSEVAKALSFPTSSLERKKELNYIRKKGNYAHNAAVMESGKGVLVPCKRPTKEAKGNDFVHCVYCQGLFTRPFLWKHIRCCDLRPASATLKPGKNRVQSMCVNRGPMPSHMSKQLWEVMSVMIPDPITQIIKNDRVITDLGQHLLNTGGMSDSNQQYVRVKMRELGRLIHHARNVTALKKMVDFVHPKNYLEMVKAVKNTCGFDSETNKFLIPSLAYKMGHTLVKISRLLKAQGLMSNNDELVRNATQFQKIHSEKWNKLITATALKNIAEAKWNVPALMPFTEDVQKMHQFLSQMQDECTSALSECPSTKAWADLTKVCLTQTILFNRRREGEVESMPLSAFLSRDSTEPHEDVDWALSEVEKKLCRHFSRIIIRGKPGGPVPILLTHKMLSALELLAKHRETCGVLKDNLYMFAQPAAVSHFCGSDCMRDFAKVCGAKCPKSLASTKWRKHAAILSTVLNMTDTEMDQLANFLGHDISIPPEFCRLPMKTLHLAKISKVLMALEQGRLAEFHGKNLDEITIGPKECVLETDEEDVNREEENHSLPDNEPSAEETLPPPPKRPKQRPQKVKFVVIGNRGSRWR